The proteins below come from a single Mucilaginibacter mali genomic window:
- a CDS encoding UDP-2,3-diacylglucosamine diphosphatase: MPERNKLYFASDLHLGSPSLTSSAEREQRLVKWLDMIKDDAAELFLMGDVFDFWFEYKTVVPRGYLRFLGKLTELADAGIKLYFFKGNHDMWMFDYFEKELGATIITNELVIERNGKKFYLHHGDGLGPGDNAYKFLKNFFRSGLCQWLFARLHPNFGVGIASYWSLSSRAANAKKDFFKPGEQEWLVKFCKDTLQTEYYDYMIFGHRHLPLDIKLNERSRYINLGEWINYDYSYAVFDGEDVMLHYKERKGL, from the coding sequence ATGCCCGAACGCAATAAACTATACTTCGCATCCGATCTGCACCTGGGTTCGCCCAGCCTTACCTCCTCGGCCGAGCGTGAGCAACGCCTGGTAAAATGGCTGGATATGATAAAGGACGATGCAGCCGAACTGTTTTTAATGGGCGATGTATTTGATTTTTGGTTCGAGTATAAAACCGTTGTCCCCCGGGGCTACCTGCGCTTTTTAGGCAAGCTGACCGAACTGGCCGATGCCGGGATTAAACTCTATTTTTTTAAAGGCAACCACGATATGTGGATGTTCGATTACTTTGAAAAGGAACTGGGCGCCACCATTATCACCAACGAACTGGTGATAGAGCGCAACGGCAAGAAATTCTACCTGCATCATGGCGATGGTTTGGGACCGGGCGATAATGCTTATAAGTTTCTGAAGAACTTTTTCCGCAGCGGTTTATGCCAGTGGCTGTTCGCGCGGTTGCACCCCAATTTCGGCGTCGGGATAGCCAGTTACTGGTCGCTGAGCAGCCGTGCCGCCAATGCCAAAAAGGACTTTTTTAAACCCGGCGAGCAGGAATGGCTGGTAAAGTTTTGCAAGGACACGCTGCAAACCGAATATTACGACTACATGATCTTTGGTCACCGGCACCTGCCGCTGGATATTAAACTAAACGAACGCAGCCGCTATATTAACCTGGGCGAATGGATCAATTATGATTATAGCTACGCTGTTTTTGATGGGGAGGATGTGATGCTGCATTATAAGGAGCGGAAGGGGTTATAG
- a CDS encoding GDSL-type esterase/lipase family protein has protein sequence MLFKRYIALFFILCLGAIAAKAATDTTKHDLNIVFIGNSITHGAGLKDWKTEAPPNETVKYLQQQPGVGAVDFANQGYSGHTTVDFLPATAKDFPKVEEAARAFANKNAQLVFSMILGTNDSAIQGPNGSPVSKEDYQTNLQTIIAVLLKDFPGCKVIIQQPTWYSPNTHNRGATYMQEGLTRLQSYFPKIKAAVKSFNKTNLGQVFLGDTDAFDFFRKNAEQYFQHESGLDGTFYLHPNKEGAVALGDFWARAIYKRLFK, from the coding sequence ATGTTATTCAAAAGATACATCGCCCTCTTCTTCATCCTGTGCTTAGGTGCCATCGCCGCTAAAGCAGCTACCGATACCACCAAACACGATCTCAATATTGTTTTCATTGGCAACAGCATCACCCATGGCGCCGGACTTAAAGATTGGAAAACCGAGGCCCCACCCAACGAAACCGTAAAGTACTTGCAGCAACAACCCGGCGTTGGCGCGGTTGATTTTGCTAACCAGGGTTATAGCGGGCATACTACCGTCGATTTTCTGCCGGCCACGGCAAAGGATTTTCCAAAGGTAGAGGAGGCCGCCCGGGCATTCGCCAATAAAAACGCGCAACTGGTATTCTCGATGATTTTAGGCACCAACGATAGCGCCATACAAGGGCCCAACGGTTCGCCGGTATCAAAGGAGGATTATCAAACCAACCTGCAAACCATAATTGCGGTATTATTGAAAGATTTTCCGGGCTGTAAGGTCATTATCCAACAGCCCACCTGGTACAGCCCCAATACGCATAACCGGGGTGCAACTTATATGCAGGAGGGGCTTACCCGCCTGCAAAGCTATTTCCCTAAAATAAAGGCGGCGGTAAAAAGCTTTAATAAAACCAATCTAGGGCAGGTGTTTTTAGGCGATACCGATGCCTTCGATTTCTTCAGGAAGAACGCCGAACAATACTTTCAGCACGAGAGCGGCCTGGACGGCACATTTTACCTGCACCCCAACAAGGAGGGCGCGGTAGCCTTAGGTGATTTTTGGGCCAGGGCGATCTATAAGCGGTTGTTTAAATAG